In Chanodichthys erythropterus isolate Z2021 chromosome 7, ASM2448905v1, whole genome shotgun sequence, a genomic segment contains:
- the lyve1b gene encoding lymphatic vessel endothelial hyaluronic receptor 1b isoform X2 codes for MVACSAVMARVWLAFCQLFFLFTSTPCLDVSQILVPTNDGISGVLLVQAKNNVYSFNATTAREACEAIKMRIANLAEVKTANQNGLQTCRFGWIEEQIAVIPRIEGNEKCGQNSLGVTPWRTSISKKFDVYCFKPAGPDGSFETTSSRPQPTTGGRTPSYKHYPTKTTHPSSIKSTSSPAYTSTPSISFAFNASSTTFITLSLSNISDSSQATTSPLSLSSSTTSPRFSTSSPSSSSHSSTFLFQRTLTSTGQPALPQTTTPNRASQHTLTSTGQPALSQISTPTRASRATPKTFVIISFVLLLLLAAAGAAWYLKIKRGQRVPSWTRMRPKQITETEMWKQIKESPADLEKPFHF; via the exons ATGGTGGCATGTTCTGCAGTCATGGCTAGAGTCTGGTTAGCATTTTGTCAACTGTTCTTCTTATTTACAAGCACACCCTGTCTAGATGTGAGTCAAATCCTAG TGCCTACAAATGATGGAATTTCTGGAGTGTTGTTAGTCCAAGCCAAGAATAACGTGTACAGTTTTAATGCCACCACAGCCAGAGAGGCATGTGAGGCTATTAAAATGAGAATTGCAAATCTAGCTGAAGTGAAGACAGCAAACCAAAATGGCTTACAGACATGCAG GTTTGGTTGGATTGAAGAGCAAATAGCAGTTATTCCTCGAATTGAGGGAAATGAAAAATGTGGTCAGAACAGTTTAGGCGTTACTCCTTGGAGAACTAGCATCAGCAAAAAGTTTGatgtttattgttttaaaccagcag GTCCTGATGGATCATTTGAAACAACATCAAGCAGGCCTCAACCTACAACAGGAGGAAGAACACCATCATACAAGCATTATCCTACTAAAACAacccatccatcatccattaaGTCAACCTCTTCTCCTGCCTACACATCCACCCCATCCATTTCCTTTGCTTTCAACGCTTCCTCCACAACATTTATAACACTTAGTCTTTCTAACATCAGTGACAGTTCCCAGGCAACAACCAGCCCTCTGTCTCTTTCATCTTCCACAACTTCACCCAGATTCTCAacctcatccccctcttcttcCTCTCATTCATCCACTTTTCTTTTTCAGCGTACTTTAACTTCCACAGGTCAGCCTGCATTGCCCCAGACCACTACACCCAACAGAGCATCCCAGCACACTTTAACTTCCACAGGTCAGCCTGCACTGTCCCAGATATCTACACCCACCAGAGCATCCAGAG caaCTCCCAAAACATTTGTCATCATTTCTTTCGTGCTACTGCTCTTGTTGGCAGCGGCAGGTGCAGCTTGGTATctcaaaat CAAAAGAGGACAACGGGTTCCATCCTGGACCAGAATGAGACCAAAACAGATTACTGAAACAGAGATGTGGAAACAAATAA aagaaagtcctGCAGATTTGGAAAAACCTTTTCATTTTTGA
- the lyve1b gene encoding lymphatic vessel endothelial hyaluronic receptor 1b isoform X1, whose amino-acid sequence MVACSAVMARVWLAFCQLFFLFTSTPCLDVSQILVPTNDGISGVLLVQAKNNVYSFNATTAREACEAIKMRIANLAEVKTANQNGLQTCRFGWIEEQIAVIPRIEGNEKCGQNSLGVTPWRTSISKKFDVYCFKPAGPDGSFETTSSRPQPTTGGRTPSYKHYPTKTTHPSSIKSTSSPAYTSTPSISFAFNASSTTFITLSLSNISDSSQATTSPLSLSSSTTSPRFSTSSPSSSSHSSTFLFQRTLTSTGQPALPQTTTPNRASQHTLTSTGQPALSQISTPTRASRATPKTFVIISFVLLLLLAAAGAAWYLKIKRGQRVPSWTRMRPKQITETEMWKQISERHCVPEQTIKDINFRKCNNIILQMEQDPDTP is encoded by the exons ATGGTGGCATGTTCTGCAGTCATGGCTAGAGTCTGGTTAGCATTTTGTCAACTGTTCTTCTTATTTACAAGCACACCCTGTCTAGATGTGAGTCAAATCCTAG TGCCTACAAATGATGGAATTTCTGGAGTGTTGTTAGTCCAAGCCAAGAATAACGTGTACAGTTTTAATGCCACCACAGCCAGAGAGGCATGTGAGGCTATTAAAATGAGAATTGCAAATCTAGCTGAAGTGAAGACAGCAAACCAAAATGGCTTACAGACATGCAG GTTTGGTTGGATTGAAGAGCAAATAGCAGTTATTCCTCGAATTGAGGGAAATGAAAAATGTGGTCAGAACAGTTTAGGCGTTACTCCTTGGAGAACTAGCATCAGCAAAAAGTTTGatgtttattgttttaaaccagcag GTCCTGATGGATCATTTGAAACAACATCAAGCAGGCCTCAACCTACAACAGGAGGAAGAACACCATCATACAAGCATTATCCTACTAAAACAacccatccatcatccattaaGTCAACCTCTTCTCCTGCCTACACATCCACCCCATCCATTTCCTTTGCTTTCAACGCTTCCTCCACAACATTTATAACACTTAGTCTTTCTAACATCAGTGACAGTTCCCAGGCAACAACCAGCCCTCTGTCTCTTTCATCTTCCACAACTTCACCCAGATTCTCAacctcatccccctcttcttcCTCTCATTCATCCACTTTTCTTTTTCAGCGTACTTTAACTTCCACAGGTCAGCCTGCATTGCCCCAGACCACTACACCCAACAGAGCATCCCAGCACACTTTAACTTCCACAGGTCAGCCTGCACTGTCCCAGATATCTACACCCACCAGAGCATCCAGAG caaCTCCCAAAACATTTGTCATCATTTCTTTCGTGCTACTGCTCTTGTTGGCAGCGGCAGGTGCAGCTTGGTATctcaaaat CAAAAGAGGACAACGGGTTCCATCCTGGACCAGAATGAGACCAAAACAGATTACTGAAACAGAGATGTGGAAACAAATAAGTGAGAGACATTGTGTGCCAGAACAGACCATCAAAGACATTAACTTTAGAAAATGCAACAACATCATCCTTCAAATGGAACAAGACCCAGACACTCCCTAA
- the rnf141 gene encoding RING finger protein 141, with protein sequence MGQQLSGQAMARLPEKLIKHVGLVRDGGYLTYDEFLGRVAELNDVTAKLASGQKKHLLFEVQPGSDATALWKVAVRIVCTKINKENGMVEASRIMNLYQFIQLYKDITSQAAEVFNSEVAAEGSSGPLSSEDNCQASMWMGRVKQLTDEEECCICMDGKADLILPCAHSFCQKCIDKWSGQSRNCPVCRIQVTAANESWVMSDAPTEEDIAGYILNLADEAGHPHRP encoded by the exons ATGGGCCAGCAGCTTTCTGGCCAGGCAATGGCCAGACTGCCTGAGAAACTGATCAAACATGTGGGGCTAGTGCGGGACGGTGGCTACCTCACCTATGACGAGTTCTTGGGTCGTGTGGCGGAGCTTAACGATGT AACTGCTAAACTAGCCTCTGGTCAAAAGAAACATCTTTTGTTTGAAGTTCAGCCTGGATCTGATGCAACTGCCTTATGGAAAGTTGCTGTGAGAATAGTGTGCACCAAG ATTAACAAGGAGAATGGAATGGTGGAGGCCTCCCGTATTATGAATCTGTACCAGTTTATCCAGCTCTACAAAGACATCACCAGTCAGGCAGCTGAAGTCTTTAATTCAGAGGTGGCAGCAGAAGGATCCTCTGGACCGCTGTCATCAGAAGACAACTGCCAGGCCAGCATGTGGATGGGCAG GGTTAAACAGTTGACTGATGAGGAAGAATGCTGTATCTGTATGGATGGGAAAGCAGACCTTATTCTGCCCTGTGCACACAGCTTCTGTCAGAAGTGTATTGACAAGTG GAGCGGTCAAAGCCGAAATTGCCCTGTCTGCCGAATTCAGGTGACTGCCGCTAATGAGTCATGGGTCATGTCAGATGCTCCCACGGAGGAAGATATAGCTGGGTACATTCTCAATCTTGCAGATGAAGCTGGGCACCCACACAGACCTTAA
- the LOC137023313 gene encoding AMP deaminase 3-like: protein MSVISPLLTPSTPTGPMPINTPEFQRVTISGDYCAGATVEDYEQAAKTLLTALFIREKYSRLAYHRFPRTTARFLRSANNEKWSEEDEVLPDICPPLNEGEDPYSMEDLPQNLNYSLRMKDGIIYVYDNEDALKQDQPRSLPYPDLETFAIDLSHVLAMIADGPTKTYCHRRLNFLMSKFQLHEMLNEMAELKELKCVPHRDFYNVRKVDTHIHAAACMNQKHLLKFIQDTYKTEAERVVLEKSGKKLTLKQVFDNLKMDPYDLTVDSLDVHAGRQTFHRFDKFNSKYNPVGASELREIYIKSDNYINGEYFARLIKEVAHDLEESKYQHAEPRLSIYGRAPEEWDSLSKWFINQKLYSPNMRWIIQVPRIYDIFRSKKIVPNFAKMLENIFLPLFQATVNPQKHKETHVFLKHVTGFDSVDDESKHSDHLFTYKSPKPEEWTMEENPPYTYYLFHMYANIMVLNNLRKERGLNTFQFRPHCGEAGSITHLVSAFLTADNISHGLNLKKSPVLQYLFYLAQVPIAMSPLSNNSLFLEYSKNPLREFLQKGLCVSLSTDDPLQFHYTKEALMEEYAIAAQLWKLSTCDVCEIARNSVLQSGLSHQEKKHFLGENYLQDGPEGNDIRRTNVAQIRMAYRHEILCNELSFLVDAVKSEALAAQAP, encoded by the exons ATGTCTGTGATTTCACCCCTGCTGACCCCTTCCACACCCACAGGCCCTATGCCAATCAATACCCCAGAATTCCAGAGGGTCACCATTAGTGGAGACTACTGTGCAGGG GCAACAGTCGAGGATTATGAGCAGGCAGCAAAAACTCTGCTGACAGCACTCTTCATCAGAGAAAAATATTCCCGGCTGGCATATCATCGCTTCCCCAGGACAACAGCCAGGTTTCTAAGGAGTGCCAATAATGAGAAATGGAGTGAGGAGGATGAAGTACTTCCAG ATATCTGCCCCCCTCTAAATGAGGGTGAGGATCCCTACAGTATGGAAGACCTCCCACAGAATCTGAACTACTCCCTGAGGATGAAAGATGGAATCATATATGTCTATGATAATGAGGATGCCTTAAAACAGGATCAGCCGCGGAGCTTGCCATATCCTGACTTGGAAACTTTTGCTATTGATTTGAGCCACGTCCTTGCCATGATTGCAGACGGACCAAC GAAGACCTATTGTCACAGAAGACTTAACTTCCTGATGTCCAAGTTCCAACTACATGAAATGCTGAACGAGATGGCCGAGTTAAAGGAACTGAAATGCGTTCCTCACAGAGACTTCTACAATGTCAGaaag GTTGATACGCACATTCACGCAGCTGCCTGCATGAACCAGAAGCATCTTCTGAAGTTCATCCAGGACACCTATAAGACAGAAGCGGAGCGAGTGGTGCTGGAGAAGAGCGGAAAGAAGCTCACCCTCAAACAGGTGTTTGACAATCTGAAAATGGACCCTTACGATCTCACAGTAGACTCATTAGATGTACACGCG GGCAGACAAACCTTTCATCGCTTTGATAAATTCAATTCCAAATACAACCCAGTGGGTGCTAGTGAGCTCCGAGAGATCTACATCAAAAGTGACAACTACATCAATGGAGAATATTTTGCACGTCTCATCAAG GAGGTTGCTCATGACCTGGAGGAGAGTAAATATCAGCATGCAGAACCCCGTCTCTCAATTTACGGCCGAGCCCCTGAAGAGTGGGACAGTCTGTCCAAATGGTTTATCAATCAAAAGTTATACTCCCCTAACATGAGATGGATCATACAGGTGCCCAGGATTTA TGACATTTTCAGATCAAAGAAGATTGTTCCCAACTTCGCCAAGATGCTAGAGAACATCTTCCTCCCACTGTTTCAGGCCACTGTTAACCCTCAGAAGCACAAAGAAACGCATGTCTTCCTGAAACAT GTGACAGGGTTTGATAGTGTGGATGATGAGTCCAAACACAGCGATCACTTATTCACCTATAAGAGTCCAAAACCAGAAGAGTGGACCATGGAGGAAAACCCACCATACACTTACTACCTCTTCCACATGTATGCCAACATCATGGTCCTCAACAACCTACGAAA ggaaCGTGGTCTCAATACCTTCCAGTTCCGTCCTCACTGTGGCGAAGCAGGATCCATCACCCATCTGGTGTCAGCCTTCCTCACAGCTGACAACATCTCTCACGGACTCAATCTGAAGAAG AGTCCTGTGCTGCAGTACCTGTTTTACTTGGCCCAGGTGCCCATTGCCATGTCTCCACTCAGCAACAACAGCCTGTTCCTGGAGTATTCCAAGAATCCCCTCAGGGAGTTCCTGCAAAAGGGCCTGTGTGTGTCCCTCTCCACAGATGACCCATTACAGTTCCACTACACAAAG GAGGCCTTGATGGAGGAGTACGCCATAGCAGCACAACTGTGGAAACTGAGCACATGTGATGTGTGTGAGATCGCCAGAAATAGTGTGCTTCAGAGCGGTCTCTCTCATCAG GAGAAAAAACACTTCCTGGGTGAGAATTATCTACAGGATGGACCAGAGGGTAATGACATCCGCAGGACAAATGTGGCGCAGATCCGTATGGCCTATCGTCATGAAATCTTGTGCAATGAGCTCAGCTTCCTAGTGGATGCTGTGAAGTCAGAAGCATTGGCTGCACAAGCCCCGTAA